Genomic DNA from Caldicellulosiruptoraceae bacterium PP1:
GACTTTTACTTGCTCTTTTAAATGAGAATAGATTTATTTCAAGCTTATATTTCGGATTGACTTCAGTTGTAACGTCAGCATTTATATTTACTTATTCAAGAGGCTGTTATGTAACACTACCCATAGCTTTATTTATTATGTTTTTAATGCTGCCAAGAGAAAAAAGGATTTCGCTTGTATTTAATTTTGTTGCATTGATGATACCTGTTGTTATTCTTCTAAAGCCTATTAGTAGTTCAATGAATCCTAATAGCAAGTTAAAGCTATTTTTACTATTATTTATTGAGCTTTTAGTAGCTTTTATTATATGCCTTGCACTTACATTAATTAAAAATTTACTAAATAAAATTAGCAATAAGGTTTATCTTTTTGGTTTTATCATAGTGGTAATAATAGGAATAATTGGTATATATATAGCTTATGTTAAAAAACTTTTACCACAGGATCTTGTTTCAAAGATAGCATCAATTAGCTTTAAAGAAAGAAATTTTCAAGAAAGACTTGTTTTTTATAAAGATGGACTTAAGATATTCTTAAAAAGCCCTATTTTTGGATATGGTGGTGGCACATGGGTATCACTGTATTTTATGTATCAATCATATTTATATTTCACAACACAATCACATAACTACTTTTTGCAGGTGTTATTAGATACCGGAATAATTGGGTTTGGTATATTAGTATATCTTTTGTACTTCTTTTATTCAAAGGTATTAAAAGCATGGAAACAAAAAGAGTATTTATCAAATATAATTATTGCGGGAGTTACTGCTGCAACTGTGCAGCTTTATCTTCATTCAATATGGGATTTTGATTTTTCCTTGGCATCTGTTCAGGTCTTATTATTTGCATCATTAGGAGTTTTGTATTCGGTTGTTAAAGAGAAACTATTGGATAGTGAAGGGAAAGTACTTGAAATAAAAAAGCCATCAAAAGTTCTTTCACCAATGGTTGCAGTTGTATGCTTCTTTTTGATTATAATATCACTTAACTTTAGAGTAGGACATTACAACGCAAATTTAGGTAGTCAAGCATTACAAGTAAATGATATTCCAAAGGCTTATGAATATCTATCAAAGGCAGTATCATCTGATCCTTTATTAGCATCTGCAAGGCTTGATTATGCTACAACATTAACAAAACTTGGTGATCAGAAGAAAGATTCAGGAATTTTACAATTAGCAAATGAAAATTACAAAAAAGCAATAGCATATGATAGATTTAACTCAAGGATTAGAATGTCTTATGGAGCATTTTTATTATCACATGGCGATATTGAAAATGGATTAAAAGAGATAAACAACGCAATTAAATTCCAACCTTTAAAGCCATATAACTATGAGATAAAAGCAGATGCATATGCTAAGGTTGGAGACTATTATTTGAGTAAAGGAGAAAAAGAGAAGGCGAAGGGGTATTATAAGGTTGTTTTAGAGATACCAAAGGAGATTGAAAAGCTAAAAAAGGAAAGAGAAAAGATACCTAAAGAATTAATTGGGCAGGAAAAAATAACTCCTTTTGAAACAACCCAAAGAACTTTAGAGATAGTTAATTACGTAAATCAAAAGGTAAAAGGTTTATAAAAAGTTTCATGAAGGAGAGAAATGATTTTGACTACTTATATTCAAAATTTTATTAAGTACAAAGACCTTTTATATGAACTTGTTATAAGAGATGTAAAAATAAAATATAGACGATCTACATTAGGACTACTTTGGAGTTTATTAAATCCACTATTTATGATGATAATTATGACAATTGTATTTTCACACCTTTTTAGGTTTGATATAAAAAACTATCCTATATATCTTCTTAGTGGGCAGATAATTTTTACTTTTTTTTCTGAATCAACAAATATATCAATGAGATCAATAATTGATAATGCACCATTGATAAAAAAGGTATATATACCAAAATATATTTTTCCTGTTGCGAAGGTATTATCTTCGTTTATTAATCTTATATTTTCACTACTTGCTATACTTATTGTTATTATCGCAATGAGAATAAAAATAAGCTTGACTATATTGCTTTTCCCAATACCATTATTGTTTGTATTAATGTTCTCAATTGGTATGGGGCTTATATTATCATCATATGCTGTATTTTTTAGGGACATGATACATTTATATTCGGTAGGGCTTACTGCATGGACATATATTACCCCAATTTTCTATCCAAAAACAATAATCCCTGAAAAATATCGATTATTAGTAGAATTAAATCCTATGTATCATTATATAGAATATTTTAGAGATATACTAATAAACGGCAAAATTCCAAGTATAAACCAAACAATGATATGCCTAATTATATCAATATTTTTTATTGTTATTGGTACAGTTATATTCTACAAAAAACAAAATGATTTCATTTTGTATGTCTAAGATTTGGAGGGAAATATGTCGCAAAAATATGCAGTTGAGATACAAAATGTTTCAATGAGGTTTAATTTAGGAAACGAAAAAATTGATAGCTTAAAGGAGTATTTTGTAAAACTTATTACTAGAAAACTATATTTTCAGGAATTTTGGGCATTACAAGATATTTCTTTAAATATAAAAAAAGGTGAAGTTTTTGGGCTTATAGGACTAAATGGAGCAGGCAAAAGTACTCTTTTAAAGGTTATTGCAGGGGTTTTGAAGCCTACGAAAGGGAAAGTAATTGTTAGAGGTTCTATGGCTCCACTAATTGAACTTGGTGCTGGTTTTGATTATGACTTAACAGCAAGAGAGAATATATTTTTAAATGGAGCAATTTTAGGACATTCAAGAAGGTTTATGAAGGAAAAATTTGATGAAATAGTTGAATTTTCTGAACTAAAGGATTTTTTAGATGTTCCAATAAAAAACTTTTCTTCAGGAATGCAGGCAAGGCTTGGCTTTGCTATTGCAACAATTGTGGAACCAGAGATTTTGATAGTAGATGAGATTTTAGCAGTTGGAGATTTTCATTTTCAGGAGAAGTGTGAAAATAAGATAAAAAAGATGATAGATAACGGAGTTACCATTATTATGGTATCTCACTCAATTGAACAGATTGAAAGAATGTGTAAAAGGGTAGCATGGCTTGAAAAAGGCAAATTAAAGATGATTGGGCATACTAAAGAGATTTGTGAAGTTTACAAAAGAAGTTAATAACAGAAAAATGAAAAGGAATGATAAAAAATGAAAGGGATCATTTTAGCGGGTGGAACTGGTTCGAGGTTATATCCATTAACAAAGGTAACCAATAAGCATTTATTACCTGTAGGTAAATATCCAATGATATATCATCCAATTTTTAAACTAAAAAGAGCTGGGATAGACCAGATAATGATTATTACAGGTAAAGAACACATGGGAGCTGTTGTTAATCTTCTTGGTAGTGGAAAGGATTTTGGAGTAGAATTTACATATAGAATTCAAGATGAAGCAGGAGGTATTGCACAGGCTCTTGGACTTTGCAACTTTTTTGTAGGAAATGATAAGTGTGTAGTAATATTAGGAGATAATATCTTTGAAGATGATATATCAGAATATGTGAAAAACTTTGAAAAGCAAGATAAAGGTGCAAAGATTCTTATTAAAGAGGTTCAGGACCCTTATAGATTTGGGGTAGCCGAACTTAAAGGCGAAAATATAGTTTCAATAGAAGAAAAGCCAAAGAATCCAAAAAGCAATTTTGCTGTAACAGGAATCTATATGTATGACAGCAATGTTTTTGAAATAATTAAAACCTTAAAGCCATCTCATAGAAATGAACTTGAAATAACAGATGTTAATAATCAATATTTAAAAAGAGGAGAACTAACCTTTGATATATTAAAAGGTTGGTGGACAGATGCAGGGACTTTTGAATCATTGAAAAAAGCAAATGAGTTAGCTGATAATTTAGTCATTGATTTTCACCATGTTTAAATGAGGTGTTTTTAATGGAACTTATTGAAGGAGTAAAAGTAAAAGAACTCAAAAAACATGTTGATGATAGAGGATTTTTTATGGAAATTTTAAGAGATGATGATAATCTTTTAGAAAAGTTTGGACAAGCTTCAATGTCGTTAACTTATCCGGGAGTAATTAAAGCATTTCATTATCATAAGCTACAAGATGATTTATGGTTCTTTCCAAAAGGGAATGCACAGGTGGTTTTATATGATTTAAGAGAGAATTCTAAGACATATAAAAAAACAAATGTATTTTACTTGGGAGAGAATAATCCGATTTTATTATTAATCCCTAAAGGTGTTGCACATGGATATAGGGTATTAGGAAATGAACCAGCAATTATTGTATATTTTACAACAATGTCATATAACAGAGAAAATCCAGATGAATATAGAATAGCATGGGATGATAAAGAGATAAACTTTGATTGGACAACAAAGAATAGATAGGTGGTGTTTTAATTGGAAACAATATTAGTAACTGGTGGAGCAGGTTTTATAGGATGTAATTTTATAAGATATATGATAAATAAAGAAGAGTTTAAAATAATAAACTATGACTTGCTAACATACGCAGGAAACTTAGATAATCTAAAGGATATAGAAACTCATCCTAATTATGTTTTTTTAAAAGGTGATATATCAGATAGAAGCAAAGTAAATGATGTTTTTAAAAACTATGAAATAAACTATGTTATAAATTTTGCTGCAGAATCTCATGTTGATAGGAGCATAACAGGACCTGATATATTTGTTAAGACAAATGTCTTAGGAACACAAATTTTATTAGATGTTGCAAAACAACATAACATAAAAAAGTTTATTCAGATTTCAACTGATGAGGTATATGGTTCATTAGGTCCAACTGGTTATTTTACAGAAGAAACGCAACTATCACCAAATAGTCCTTATTCAGCATCAAAAGCATCAGCAGATATGATAGCAAGAGCATATTATAAGACTTATGGACTACCCATAAATATAACAAGATGTTCAAATAACTATGGGCCATATCAACATCCAGAAAAATTTATTCCAACTATTATTCTTAATGCAATAAAAGACAATCCTATACCTGTTTATGGTGATGGACAAAATATAAGAGATTGGTTATATGTAGAAGACCATTGTAGAGCTATCGAATTGGTTTTAAAAGAAGGGAAAATAGGTGAGATTTATAATATTGGCGGGAATAATGAATGGAGAAACATTGACATTGTAAAACTAATACTAAAGATATTAGGTAAACCAGAAAATTTAATTACCTTTGTCAAAGATAGACCCGGCCACGATAGAAGATATGCAATTGATTCAAGTAAGATACAAAGTGAATTAGGTTGGAAACCTAAGTATGAGTTTGATGAAGGGATAAAGAGGACTGTGGAGTGGTATGGGGAATAATCAGCTAAGAGAGGTTTTAGAGCTATGAGTTCTGACATTTATAATGATAAATACTATAATAATTATTTTAATGGGAATCCATATGACAGAAATTTTGAAACAATAATGAAATTTTTTGGAGATATTGCTGATTACATTATAAAGACATTTAATCCAAAACGAACACTTGATGTAGGCTGTGCAAAAGGTTTATTAGTTGAATGCCTTAGGGATAGAGGTGTTGAAGCATATGGATTTGATATATCAGAATATGCAATATCACAGGTAAGAGAAGATTTAAAACCTTTTGTTTGGGTTCAATCTGCACATGAGCCTATAAAAGAAAAATATGATTTAATTACATGTATTGAAGTATTAGAACATATTCCAAATGAATATGTTGACCAAGTTATCAAAAATATTACAAATTGTACCAATATAATTATAATATCATCTACCAGTTCGGCATTTGATGATCCAACTCATATTAATATAAAAACTAATATTGAATGGATAAATTTATTTGCAAAATATGGATTTGTTTTGGATTATAGATATAATACAACAGAAATTATAAGTAAGGATTCATTTGTTCTTTGTAGAAGTGAGATATATAATAGCAAGTTAGTTGAAGAAAATATGTTTATAAAAGAAAAAAATAAACAGTTGGGATATTTAATGACTCAATTACAAGAGGAATTAAATAAAATCTATAGATCAAAAGGATGGAAACTATTATTATATATTTATAAAACTAAAGAAAAGATTTATAAAATATTTCATAAAGCAATTAAATTGAGCAGAATAATGCATAAGTTAGTTAAATTATTTAATATAGTTAATA
This window encodes:
- a CDS encoding O-antigen ligase family protein — its product is MLYFERRFNMTAQKQKKNAYKKENINILSNNISNNSYLWINYLFLAILSLVVLMSPFYRGLYFDYELLAFQAIIFSLFVAFVIYSFIKEKTFLFKEKFEYLLLLFIGVYFIPFFFAANKRLAIGEFMKYIFYFAIFIMAYRMAKSILERKIILNALFISTLGVAFFGFQASVGLIPESSRPFGMAMNGLFVQNMINSTLQYHNTAGTVLAFGMILGLLLALLNENRFISSLYFGLTSVVTSAFIFTYSRGCYVTLPIALFIMFLMLPREKRISLVFNFVALMIPVVILLKPISSSMNPNSKLKLFLLLFIELLVAFIICLALTLIKNLLNKISNKVYLFGFIIVVIIGIIGIYIAYVKKLLPQDLVSKIASISFKERNFQERLVFYKDGLKIFLKSPIFGYGGGTWVSLYFMYQSYLYFTTQSHNYFLQVLLDTGIIGFGILVYLLYFFYSKVLKAWKQKEYLSNIIIAGVTAATVQLYLHSIWDFDFSLASVQVLLFASLGVLYSVVKEKLLDSEGKVLEIKKPSKVLSPMVAVVCFFLIIISLNFRVGHYNANLGSQALQVNDIPKAYEYLSKAVSSDPLLASARLDYATTLTKLGDQKKDSGILQLANENYKKAIAYDRFNSRIRMSYGAFLLSHGDIENGLKEINNAIKFQPLKPYNYEIKADAYAKVGDYYLSKGEKEKAKGYYKVVLEIPKEIEKLKKEREKIPKELIGQEKITPFETTQRTLEIVNYVNQKVKGL
- a CDS encoding ABC transporter permease, encoding MTTYIQNFIKYKDLLYELVIRDVKIKYRRSTLGLLWSLLNPLFMMIIMTIVFSHLFRFDIKNYPIYLLSGQIIFTFFSESTNISMRSIIDNAPLIKKVYIPKYIFPVAKVLSSFINLIFSLLAILIVIIAMRIKISLTILLFPIPLLFVLMFSIGMGLILSSYAVFFRDMIHLYSVGLTAWTYITPIFYPKTIIPEKYRLLVELNPMYHYIEYFRDILINGKIPSINQTMICLIISIFFIVIGTVIFYKKQNDFILYV
- a CDS encoding ABC transporter ATP-binding protein, producing the protein MSQKYAVEIQNVSMRFNLGNEKIDSLKEYFVKLITRKLYFQEFWALQDISLNIKKGEVFGLIGLNGAGKSTLLKVIAGVLKPTKGKVIVRGSMAPLIELGAGFDYDLTARENIFLNGAILGHSRRFMKEKFDEIVEFSELKDFLDVPIKNFSSGMQARLGFAIATIVEPEILIVDEILAVGDFHFQEKCENKIKKMIDNGVTIIMVSHSIEQIERMCKRVAWLEKGKLKMIGHTKEICEVYKRS
- a CDS encoding sugar phosphate nucleotidyltransferase: MKGIILAGGTGSRLYPLTKVTNKHLLPVGKYPMIYHPIFKLKRAGIDQIMIITGKEHMGAVVNLLGSGKDFGVEFTYRIQDEAGGIAQALGLCNFFVGNDKCVVILGDNIFEDDISEYVKNFEKQDKGAKILIKEVQDPYRFGVAELKGENIVSIEEKPKNPKSNFAVTGIYMYDSNVFEIIKTLKPSHRNELEITDVNNQYLKRGELTFDILKGWWTDAGTFESLKKANELADNLVIDFHHV
- a CDS encoding dTDP-4-dehydrorhamnose 3,5-epimerase family protein translates to MELIEGVKVKELKKHVDDRGFFMEILRDDDNLLEKFGQASMSLTYPGVIKAFHYHKLQDDLWFFPKGNAQVVLYDLRENSKTYKKTNVFYLGENNPILLLIPKGVAHGYRVLGNEPAIIVYFTTMSYNRENPDEYRIAWDDKEINFDWTTKNR
- the rfbB gene encoding dTDP-glucose 4,6-dehydratase, which translates into the protein METILVTGGAGFIGCNFIRYMINKEEFKIINYDLLTYAGNLDNLKDIETHPNYVFLKGDISDRSKVNDVFKNYEINYVINFAAESHVDRSITGPDIFVKTNVLGTQILLDVAKQHNIKKFIQISTDEVYGSLGPTGYFTEETQLSPNSPYSASKASADMIARAYYKTYGLPINITRCSNNYGPYQHPEKFIPTIILNAIKDNPIPVYGDGQNIRDWLYVEDHCRAIELVLKEGKIGEIYNIGGNNEWRNIDIVKLILKILGKPENLITFVKDRPGHDRRYAIDSSKIQSELGWKPKYEFDEGIKRTVEWYGE